In a single window of the Alphaproteobacteria bacterium LSUCC0684 genome:
- the thiB gene encoding thiamine ABC transporter substrate binding subunit, with amino-acid sequence MLKYIFILWSAIGLMSLPATAQDKPELVIYTYDSFASEWGPGPAIKAEFEKTCNCIVTFIGLDSSVGILGRIQLEGATSKADIALGLDTSLTAIASETGLFADHQSNLKGKLALPDDVGFWDDRKFVPVDWGYFAFVYNTETLKTPPRSFAELIDPAKDIRIVIQDPRTATPGLGLMLWVNAVYGDKAPEIWAKLAPKIVTVTKGWWDSYSMFLEGEADMVLSYSTSPAYHLIAEGKTNFAAAAFSDGHYAQVEVAGVLKSSTKPALARLFLQKLLEPQMQSLLPTTNWMYPAAKEANIPEGFGGLIEPARAFLFSPEEVQRNRDAWTKAWVNGLSR; translated from the coding sequence ATGCTGAAATACATATTTATATTGTGGTCTGCGATAGGCCTGATGAGTCTGCCGGCAACGGCGCAAGACAAGCCGGAACTCGTTATCTATACCTATGACAGTTTTGCATCGGAATGGGGCCCCGGCCCTGCTATCAAGGCGGAATTCGAAAAAACCTGCAACTGTATCGTTACCTTTATAGGCCTCGACAGTTCGGTGGGTATTCTAGGGCGCATCCAACTTGAAGGGGCAACATCGAAAGCTGATATCGCCCTTGGACTTGACACGTCTCTTACCGCGATTGCATCGGAAACAGGTCTTTTTGCTGATCATCAGTCAAATCTCAAGGGAAAACTTGCGCTGCCGGATGATGTCGGTTTCTGGGATGACCGCAAATTCGTGCCGGTTGACTGGGGATATTTTGCTTTTGTCTATAATACCGAGACGTTGAAAACCCCTCCCCGGTCTTTTGCGGAACTGATTGATCCGGCAAAGGATATCCGTATCGTCATTCAGGATCCGCGCACGGCAACACCTGGCCTTGGGCTGATGCTATGGGTCAACGCCGTTTATGGAGACAAGGCCCCGGAAATCTGGGCAAAGCTCGCGCCAAAAATTGTCACGGTCACCAAAGGATGGTGGGATTCCTATTCCATGTTTCTTGAAGGTGAAGCTGACATGGTTCTCTCTTATTCAACCTCACCAGCCTATCATCTGATAGCGGAAGGCAAAACGAACTTCGCCGCCGCGGCGTTCAGCGATGGCCATTATGCGCAAGTCGAAGTGGCGGGCGTGCTGAAATCATCCACCAAGCCTGCTCTCGCCCGATTGTTCCTGCAAAAGCTTCTTGAGCCGCAAATGCAGTCCCTTCTGCCGACAACGAACTGGATGTATCCGGCGGCAAAGGAGGCAAATATCCCTGAGGGCTTTGGAGGACTCATTGAACCTGCCAGAGCCTTTCTCTTCTCGCCTGAAGAAGTCCAGCGCAATCGCGATGCCTGGACGAAAGCCTGGGTTAACGGGTTGAGCAGGTAG
- the ssb gene encoding single-stranded DNA-binding protein, which yields MAGSVNKVILLGRLGRDPEVVSLNDGNKIIKFSVATSERWKDRNSGEQRERTEWHNVVIFNENLGRIAEQYLRKGSQVYLEGQMQTRKWQDQSGADRYSTEVVLARFRGELALVGGRDSGDSGGYVSNESSSYQVSDQSPRPAPPMGGDLDDDIPF from the coding sequence ATGGCCGGAAGCGTGAACAAAGTCATCCTTTTGGGGCGCCTGGGGCGCGACCCTGAAGTGGTCAGCCTCAACGATGGCAACAAGATCATCAAGTTTTCCGTGGCGACCTCGGAACGCTGGAAAGACCGGAACAGCGGTGAGCAGCGCGAACGCACGGAATGGCACAATGTCGTCATCTTCAACGAGAATCTGGGCCGGATTGCCGAACAGTATTTGCGCAAGGGAAGCCAGGTGTATCTGGAAGGCCAGATGCAGACCCGGAAATGGCAGGATCAATCCGGGGCGGACCGGTATTCGACCGAAGTGGTGCTGGCCCGCTTCAGGGGGGAGCTTGCCCTTGTAGGTGGTCGTGACAGCGGCGATTCGGGGGGCTATGTCAGCAATGAGTCGAGTTCCTATCAGGTTTCTGACCAAAGCCCGCGTCCAGCCCCGCCCATGGGTGGTGATCTGGATGATGATATCCCGTTCTGA
- the thiP gene encoding thiamine/thiamine pyrophosphate ABC transporter permease ThiP (permease; with TbpA and ThiQ functions in transport of thiamine and thiamine pyrophosphate into the cell; repressed in presence of exogenous thiamine) codes for MEPRPSHQHQYLVAIGLGAALLLLMLGLAAILALAFSGEGRLLGGIDERTGYVLRSALIQASLSVLFSLFLAIPSSIALNRTAGWRWTRMMRMMLGLALVIPTTVAAGGLIAIWGRKGLLASLCEPLFDMSGCGNITIYGLHGVILAHMFFNVPLLIRIFLPQLEAIPAAHHRLASQLNITGVARFRHIEWPQIRSAIPASALLVFLFCFTSFSLVLMLGGGPKVTTMEVEIYAAIRFSFDLVAASGLSLLQFACAALVVSVIAILNRKQPLVRTTQDMSLNLAETWSKSERSPLSFWIVLVHGLLGFLIILPVAMVIIKGLDPALAMVMERPIFWRALTTSLSIAIGSAIAVTSLAFVLAGARSGLIMRQQTSAPRKSIALVVLDGGIMLYLVIPAIVLGTSAFILLRSAGDVFAAAWMVVVAANTLLALPLAVRVLEPRMTRLFRQQDRLALMLGIDGMARWRMITLPLLEREIGLILGLSAALSVGDLGVIALFASQHFQTLPWMLYQATGRYAGDEAAALALLLLGVTVFLLMAGKSAARLFRFMEKVHA; via the coding sequence ATGGAGCCACGCCCTTCCCATCAGCATCAATATCTTGTGGCCATTGGGCTGGGGGCGGCTTTACTTCTGCTGATGCTCGGCCTTGCGGCAATTCTTGCGCTTGCATTTAGTGGAGAAGGACGCCTTTTGGGCGGTATTGATGAGCGGACCGGATATGTTCTGAGGAGTGCCTTAATTCAGGCAAGCCTGTCGGTGCTGTTCAGCCTGTTTTTGGCGATACCTTCGTCAATAGCGCTCAATCGGACGGCGGGTTGGCGGTGGACCCGGATGATGCGAATGATGCTGGGGCTTGCCCTTGTCATCCCGACGACGGTGGCGGCCGGAGGGTTGATTGCCATATGGGGGCGAAAAGGTCTTCTTGCGTCTTTATGTGAGCCTCTTTTTGATATGTCCGGTTGCGGCAATATCACGATCTATGGACTGCACGGCGTTATTCTTGCGCATATGTTTTTTAATGTGCCGCTTCTTATTCGGATATTCCTGCCTCAGCTTGAAGCGATACCTGCCGCCCATCATCGCCTGGCAAGCCAGTTGAATATCACGGGGGTTGCAAGGTTTCGTCACATTGAGTGGCCGCAGATACGATCAGCCATCCCTGCATCGGCCCTGCTTGTCTTCCTCTTCTGTTTCACGTCGTTTTCACTGGTGCTGATGCTGGGTGGCGGGCCAAAAGTCACGACGATGGAAGTTGAAATCTACGCCGCGATTAGGTTTTCCTTTGATCTGGTGGCGGCTTCGGGGTTGAGTCTCCTGCAATTTGCCTGTGCCGCCCTTGTTGTATCGGTAATCGCCATCCTGAACAGAAAACAGCCTCTTGTCCGCACCACCCAGGATATGTCGCTGAATCTTGCCGAAACATGGAGCAAAAGTGAAAGATCCCCCCTTTCCTTCTGGATAGTGTTGGTCCATGGCCTGCTTGGGTTTCTCATCATTCTGCCTGTTGCGATGGTAATCATCAAAGGTCTCGACCCGGCGCTTGCAATGGTGATGGAAAGGCCGATTTTCTGGCGCGCGCTCACCACCAGTTTGAGTATAGCAATCGGAAGCGCCATTGCGGTCACGTCACTGGCATTTGTGCTGGCGGGTGCCCGTTCAGGCCTCATCATGCGGCAACAGACAAGCGCGCCACGGAAATCCATTGCGCTGGTCGTTCTTGATGGGGGCATTATGCTCTATCTGGTGATCCCGGCTATCGTCCTCGGAACATCTGCCTTTATTCTTCTGAGGTCGGCGGGTGATGTTTTCGCTGCCGCCTGGATGGTTGTTGTCGCGGCCAATACCCTTCTTGCACTGCCACTGGCGGTGCGTGTGCTGGAGCCAAGGATGACAAGGCTTTTCCGCCAGCAGGACAGGCTCGCCCTGATGCTTGGAATAGATGGGATGGCAAGATGGAGAATGATCACCCTGCCCTTGCTTGAACGTGAGATCGGGCTCATCCTTGGGCTTTCGGCTGCACTTTCGGTGGGAGATCTTGGGGTGATTGCACTTTTTGCCAGCCAGCATTTCCAGACATTGCCCTGGATGCTCTATCAGGCAACAGGCCGATATGCCGGCGATGAAGCCGCGGCGCTTGCTCTTCTTCTGCTCGGCGTGACCGTTTTTCTGCTGATGGCGGGCAAATCCGCTGCACGCCTGTTCCGGTTCATGGAGAAAGTGCATGCTTGA
- a CDS encoding thiamine pyrophosphate-binding protein produces the protein MTTSMNGGEMIVRCLEEQGIDRVFCVPGESFLPVLDGLQQCRIETVLARHEGGAAMMAEADGKMTGRPGVVIVTRGPGATNASAGIHVAQQDSTPLVMLVGQVARDMRGRDAFQEVNFERMFGDMAKHVEEIHDVRNLPEAIANAFRIAMEGRPGPVVLSLPEDMLYDTASVSVPGRVEIASPSLDDAALNQAHEMISKAKRPIIIAGGSCWDKYAVADLSRMAAIYGVPVACSFRRQRLMDARDPFYAGDLGLGCNPELLDRIRTADLLIMLGGRLSEIPSQSYTLLSMPEPQMPLIHLHSDINELGRVYSPALALHGRPGAFVKAMLARAQDLSPMAGCDEHLSYQRWTDTIPSPPGEVNMARIMVWLRENLPDNAIMTNGAGNYATWLHRFYHFRDFMSQLAPTSGSMGYGIPAAVAAKARYPDRPVLAFAGDGCFQMTMNELATARQIGANIIVLVVDNGMYGTIRMHQERHFPGRVNHTSLINPDFTSLAESFGFHAEKVIKTDDFAEAFTRCLNSGKPSLIHLPIDPEAISPTTTLTRIRNSAG, from the coding sequence ATGACCACCTCCATGAATGGCGGCGAAATGATTGTTCGCTGCCTTGAAGAACAGGGCATTGACCGGGTGTTCTGCGTGCCGGGTGAAAGTTTTCTGCCGGTGCTCGATGGGCTTCAGCAATGCCGGATCGAAACCGTGCTGGCACGGCATGAAGGCGGTGCCGCCATGATGGCCGAAGCTGACGGCAAAATGACCGGCCGGCCGGGGGTGGTGATTGTTACCCGCGGCCCCGGGGCTACCAATGCTTCGGCCGGAATACATGTGGCCCAGCAGGATTCAACCCCTCTTGTGATGCTGGTGGGACAGGTGGCGCGCGACATGCGTGGCCGCGATGCCTTTCAGGAAGTGAATTTTGAGCGAATGTTCGGCGACATGGCCAAACATGTCGAAGAAATCCATGACGTCCGGAACCTGCCTGAGGCCATCGCCAATGCCTTCAGGATTGCCATGGAAGGAAGGCCGGGGCCGGTGGTGCTAAGCCTTCCGGAAGACATGCTCTATGATACGGCATCGGTATCTGTTCCGGGGCGAGTTGAAATTGCGTCACCTTCCCTTGATGATGCGGCGCTCAATCAGGCGCATGAAATGATCAGCAAGGCGAAAAGACCCATCATTATCGCTGGCGGATCATGCTGGGACAAATATGCTGTCGCTGATCTTTCCCGAATGGCTGCGATATACGGGGTGCCGGTGGCTTGCTCGTTTCGCCGTCAGCGCCTGATGGATGCACGGGATCCTTTTTATGCCGGTGATCTCGGCCTTGGCTGCAATCCGGAGCTGCTCGACCGGATCAGGACCGCTGATCTGCTGATCATGCTGGGAGGAAGGCTTTCTGAAATTCCATCGCAATCCTATACGCTGTTATCGATGCCTGAGCCGCAGATGCCGCTCATCCATCTGCACAGTGATATAAATGAGTTGGGACGTGTCTACTCCCCTGCCCTTGCGCTCCATGGAAGGCCGGGGGCGTTTGTTAAAGCTATGCTGGCCCGGGCGCAGGATCTCTCCCCCATGGCAGGCTGTGATGAGCATCTATCCTATCAGCGTTGGACGGACACGATACCTTCCCCACCTGGCGAAGTGAATATGGCCAGAATCATGGTCTGGCTCAGGGAGAATCTGCCAGATAATGCCATCATGACCAATGGCGCGGGAAATTACGCAACCTGGCTTCACCGGTTTTACCATTTCCGTGACTTCATGAGCCAGCTTGCGCCGACGTCGGGCTCGATGGGATACGGTATTCCTGCCGCTGTTGCTGCCAAGGCCAGATATCCTGACCGTCCGGTGCTGGCTTTCGCCGGCGACGGCTGTTTTCAGATGACCATGAATGAACTGGCCACGGCCCGGCAGATCGGGGCGAATATCATTGTCCTGGTGGTGGATAACGGCATGTATGGAACGATCCGCATGCATCAGGAACGCCATTTCCCCGGACGAGTCAATCACACATCCCTCATCAACCCTGATTTTACCAGTCTGGCTGAGAGTTTTGGATTTCACGCAGAAAAAGTAATAAAAACAGATGATTTTGCTGAAGCATTTACACGTTGCCTGAACTCAGGAAAGCCATCCCTCATTCATCTGCCGATTGATCCCGAGGCTATTTCCCCTACCACCACGCTGACCCGTATCCGAAACAGCGCCGGCTGA
- a CDS encoding aminotransferase class V-fold PLP-dependent enzyme, whose amino-acid sequence MTALDLDYVRKQFPAFATPSLEGQAFFENAGGSYMCQQVIDRFARYFEQRKVQPYYAFAASKEAGMEMDQAHIRLAAYLNVPVDEVMFGPSTSQNTYVLAQAFAGRLNEGDVIIVSGQEHEANSGVWRRLQNRGIDVLIWKVDPEDGRLHLDDLLPLLDDRTRLVAMTHCSNVVGEINPVRKVSDIAHDAGALLLVDGVSYCPHGFPDIDALGADIYLFSTYKTYGPHQGVMVIRRSARALLEPQAHYFNHDNPSKWMVPAGPDHAQVAASNGMIDYFDALDIHHGGRDEEGRPRRIEKLFRDAEKSNLAPMLEYITARNDLRLIGPSDPALRAPTVAFVSSRLSSQEIARRLADHGVMAGGGDYYAVRVLEEMGIDTNDGAVRLSFVHYTSRDEISQALAALDAVL is encoded by the coding sequence ATGACGGCACTTGACCTGGATTACGTGCGAAAGCAGTTTCCTGCTTTTGCGACCCCATCACTTGAAGGGCAGGCGTTTTTTGAAAATGCCGGAGGGTCCTATATGTGCCAGCAGGTAATTGACCGGTTTGCACGCTATTTTGAGCAACGCAAGGTTCAGCCCTATTATGCCTTCGCCGCGTCAAAGGAAGCCGGTATGGAAATGGATCAGGCGCATATAAGGCTGGCAGCCTATCTGAATGTACCGGTTGATGAAGTCATGTTCGGGCCGTCCACCTCGCAGAACACCTATGTGCTGGCCCAGGCTTTCGCGGGCAGGCTCAACGAAGGTGACGTGATCATTGTCTCCGGTCAGGAACATGAGGCGAATAGCGGTGTCTGGCGGCGGTTGCAAAATCGCGGAATAGATGTGCTGATCTGGAAGGTTGATCCCGAAGACGGACGCCTTCACCTCGATGATCTGCTGCCGCTTCTTGATGATCGCACCCGCCTCGTTGCCATGACACATTGCTCGAATGTCGTAGGAGAGATCAATCCCGTTCGCAAGGTGTCGGATATAGCGCATGATGCAGGTGCCTTGCTGCTGGTCGATGGGGTATCCTACTGTCCCCACGGGTTCCCTGATATCGATGCATTGGGGGCAGATATCTATCTCTTTTCCACCTACAAGACGTATGGTCCGCATCAGGGGGTAATGGTGATCCGGCGTTCGGCGCGGGCACTGCTTGAACCTCAGGCGCATTACTTCAATCACGATAATCCTTCAAAATGGATGGTACCGGCAGGGCCTGATCATGCCCAGGTTGCAGCATCCAATGGAATGATCGATTATTTTGATGCGCTCGATATCCATCATGGTGGCCGCGATGAAGAAGGCCGGCCCAGGCGGATAGAGAAACTTTTCCGGGATGCGGAAAAGTCCAATCTGGCACCGATGCTTGAATATATTACCGCCCGCAACGATTTGCGGCTGATCGGCCCGTCTGATCCTGCCTTGAGGGCGCCAACGGTTGCGTTTGTTTCAAGTCGGCTTTCTTCCCAAGAGATTGCCCGAAGGCTTGCGGATCACGGCGTGATGGCCGGAGGCGGTGATTACTACGCCGTGCGTGTCCTTGAAGAGATGGGGATTGATACGAATGACGGCGCGGTGCGTCTTTCCTTTGTCCATTACACATCCCGGGATGAGATCAGCCAGGCGCTGGCGGCTCTTGATGCGGTTCTGTAG
- the coaD gene encoding pantetheine-phosphate adenylyltransferase gives MSLIAIYPGSFDPVTNGHLDIIERGATLTDRLIVSVAINIGKSPMFTIDERVELLRQEVDAMKIEKGLTADIEVQTFSGLLIDYAQSVGAKMILRGLRAVTDFDYEFQMTGMNRRMRRDIETVFLMASERNQFIASRMVKEVALLGGDVSVFVPKRVAEALKERCAEKK, from the coding sequence ATGAGCTTGATCGCAATCTACCCCGGCAGTTTTGATCCGGTGACAAACGGTCATCTGGATATCATCGAACGTGGGGCGACACTGACCGACCGCCTGATTGTGTCGGTGGCCATCAATATCGGTAAATCCCCGATGTTTACCATCGATGAGCGGGTAGAACTTCTCCGCCAGGAAGTCGATGCCATGAAGATCGAAAAGGGATTGACGGCGGATATTGAAGTTCAGACCTTTTCAGGTCTCCTCATCGATTATGCCCAGAGTGTTGGCGCCAAGATGATTCTGCGCGGGCTAAGGGCGGTGACAGATTTTGATTACGAATTCCAGATGACCGGCATGAACAGGCGGATGAGACGTGATATTGAAACCGTTTTTCTCATGGCATCGGAACGTAATCAGTTCATCGCATCAAGAATGGTCAAAGAGGTGGCACTTCTTGGTGGTGATGTCAGCGTTTTTGTCCCCAAACGAGTGGCTGAAGCCCTGAAGGAACGCTGCGCTGAGAAAAAATAA
- a CDS encoding ATP-binding cassette domain-containing protein, producing the protein MLEIRSVEFSYGDQTRFTYDLDVRRGAATVIQGPSGVGKSTLLLLVAGFLSPVSGDIRWQDDSIVALPPSERPLSMLFQDNNLFDHLDAWTNIALGLDPRLKISDAEKHLVDLSMEQLGIHQLKDRLPPRLSGGQQQRVALARALVRAKGREKPLILLDEPFTALDPATRKDCLAAVRLLIDDVGMTALIVSHDPADAFDLDAEVFSLPWDGSPT; encoded by the coding sequence ATGCTTGAGATCCGTTCTGTTGAGTTCAGCTATGGGGATCAAACAAGGTTCACCTATGATCTTGATGTCCGGCGTGGTGCTGCTACCGTCATTCAGGGCCCTTCTGGCGTAGGCAAGTCAACGCTTCTGCTGCTTGTGGCCGGGTTTCTTTCTCCGGTGAGCGGTGACATTCGATGGCAGGATGACTCCATCGTGGCGCTGCCCCCATCGGAACGGCCGCTTTCCATGCTTTTTCAGGATAACAACCTTTTCGACCACCTTGATGCCTGGACGAATATTGCCCTCGGTCTTGATCCCCGACTGAAAATATCGGACGCGGAAAAACATCTTGTTGATCTATCCATGGAGCAACTTGGCATTCACCAGCTCAAAGACCGGCTCCCTCCCCGGCTTTCAGGTGGCCAGCAGCAGCGTGTGGCACTGGCCCGCGCGCTGGTCAGGGCCAAAGGGCGAGAAAAGCCGCTGATCCTGCTGGATGAGCCTTTTACGGCCCTTGATCCAGCAACCCGGAAGGACTGTCTTGCCGCTGTCCGGCTTCTCATTGATGATGTTGGGATGACGGCACTTATTGTCAGCCATGATCCGGCGGATGCATTTGATCTTGACGCGGAAGTTTTCTCCTTGCCGTGGGATGGATCACCGACCTAA
- the gyrA gene encoding DNA gyrase subunit A produces MRKSYLDYAMSVIVSRALPDVRDGLKPVHRRILYAMMEGGYDWSKQYRKSARVVGDVMGNYHPHGDSAIYESMVRMAQDFSMRVTLVDGQGNFGSVDGDPPAAMRYTESRLAKVAEALLRDIDRDTVDFIPNYDETQEEPSVLPAEYPNLLVNGAGGIAVGMATNIPPHNPTEVIDACMAYIRNPAITLDEVMEIVPGPDFPTGGIIMGRAGIRSAFETGRGSIPVRAKAEVEQGDRDRIVIHELPYQVNKAQLLERIGELVRDKTIEGISDIRDESDRSGMRVVIDMKRDAQGDVVLNQLYRHTRLQTTFSVNLLVLNGGKPEQMGILDVIRAFCSFREEVVTRRTRHLLTKARDRAHILAGLMVALTSIDEVIELIRKAPDAEHARKSLMERLWPAEEVAPFIALIAEPGREVEDGKYRLSETQAKAILELRLQRLTGMERDKLAEETRELAEKISDYLEILSNRERLIEVILGEFAQSREMVGDERRTEISDQIGDQDDEDLIQSEDMVVTVSHRGYIKRVPLSVYRAQRRGGKGRAGMRTRDEDFVTRLFVANTHTPILFFTSKGTVYQLKCYRLPESAPQAQGKAMVNLLPIDPDETIQTVMPMPDNPELWESLNVVFATSEGNIRRNMLSDFTNIKRNGKIAMKLKEGDSLISVHPCTENDDIMMATRNGKAIRFKAEAVRLFRGRDSTGVRGVRLLGDDRVVSMSVLDDPENQYVLAVTENGYGKRTKADDYRITGRGGQGVANIETSERNGKVVASFPVLEDDQLMLATDGGTVIRIRVHAQDGDSIRIAGRKTQGVTLFSIGKDEKVVSIGLIQEKDDDEISEDEDISADDSPGRTSETADSDTSETDAAKGEDGK; encoded by the coding sequence ATGCGGAAATCCTATCTCGATTACGCGATGAGCGTCATTGTCTCGCGGGCCTTGCCCGATGTTCGGGATGGGCTGAAGCCGGTGCATCGCCGCATTCTCTATGCCATGATGGAAGGCGGCTACGACTGGTCGAAACAATATCGTAAATCGGCCCGTGTTGTCGGGGACGTGATGGGGAACTATCACCCCCATGGCGACAGCGCGATTTATGAATCCATGGTTCGGATGGCGCAGGATTTCTCCATGCGTGTCACGCTGGTGGACGGGCAGGGGAATTTCGGCTCCGTCGATGGCGATCCCCCGGCTGCCATGCGTTACACCGAATCCCGGCTTGCCAAGGTGGCCGAAGCCCTGCTTCGGGATATTGATCGCGATACCGTCGATTTCATCCCCAATTACGATGAAACGCAGGAAGAGCCATCTGTTCTGCCCGCGGAATATCCCAATCTTCTCGTCAATGGCGCCGGCGGTATTGCGGTTGGTATGGCGACAAATATCCCGCCGCATAATCCCACCGAGGTCATTGATGCCTGCATGGCCTATATCCGTAATCCGGCTATTACGCTTGATGAAGTGATGGAAATCGTCCCCGGGCCTGATTTTCCGACAGGCGGGATCATCATGGGCCGGGCCGGAATACGTAGCGCTTTTGAAACCGGACGCGGCAGCATTCCTGTTCGGGCCAAGGCAGAGGTGGAGCAGGGAGACAGGGACCGCATCGTCATCCATGAACTTCCATATCAGGTGAACAAGGCCCAGCTTCTGGAGCGTATCGGCGAACTCGTTCGGGACAAAACCATCGAGGGTATAAGCGATATCCGCGATGAATCCGACCGCAGCGGCATGCGGGTTGTCATTGACATGAAACGTGATGCCCAGGGTGATGTGGTGCTCAACCAGCTCTACCGTCATACCCGTCTGCAAACGACGTTTTCGGTCAATCTGCTGGTGCTTAATGGCGGCAAACCGGAACAGATGGGGATTCTCGATGTTATCCGGGCGTTCTGTTCCTTCCGTGAAGAGGTAGTCACCCGCCGGACCCGTCATCTGCTCACCAAGGCGAGAGACCGGGCACATATTCTGGCCGGGTTGATGGTGGCACTTACCAGCATTGATGAAGTGATCGAACTTATCCGCAAGGCACCGGATGCCGAACATGCCAGAAAATCACTGATGGAGCGGCTCTGGCCTGCCGAAGAAGTCGCGCCGTTCATCGCGCTGATCGCCGAGCCGGGGCGTGAGGTGGAGGATGGAAAATATCGTCTTTCCGAAACCCAAGCAAAAGCCATTCTTGAACTCAGGCTTCAGCGCCTGACTGGCATGGAGCGCGACAAACTTGCCGAAGAAACGCGAGAACTTGCTGAAAAGATCAGCGATTATCTTGAAATCCTTTCCAATCGCGAACGTCTAATCGAAGTCATTCTCGGGGAGTTTGCCCAGTCGCGTGAAATGGTTGGCGATGAACGTCGCACCGAAATCAGCGATCAGATTGGTGATCAGGATGATGAGGATCTCATCCAGTCCGAAGACATGGTGGTGACCGTAAGCCATCGCGGCTATATCAAACGGGTCCCGCTCTCGGTTTATCGGGCCCAGCGCCGCGGCGGCAAGGGGCGTGCCGGAATGCGGACGCGCGACGAAGACTTTGTGACGAGGCTTTTTGTCGCCAACACCCACACGCCGATCCTGTTCTTCACCTCCAAAGGAACGGTATATCAGTTGAAATGCTATCGCCTGCCGGAATCTGCACCGCAAGCGCAGGGCAAGGCAATGGTCAATCTCCTGCCCATTGATCCGGATGAGACGATCCAGACCGTCATGCCGATGCCGGACAATCCGGAACTCTGGGAAAGCCTTAATGTTGTCTTTGCGACCTCCGAAGGAAATATTCGCCGCAACATGCTCTCTGATTTCACCAATATCAAGCGCAACGGCAAGATCGCCATGAAACTGAAGGAGGGGGACAGCCTGATCTCCGTTCACCCCTGCACCGAGAATGATGATATCATGATGGCGACCCGGAACGGCAAGGCGATCCGTTTCAAGGCTGAGGCGGTTCGCCTGTTTCGTGGCCGCGACAGCACCGGCGTAAGGGGCGTGCGTCTTCTTGGCGATGACCGGGTTGTTTCCATGTCGGTGCTCGATGATCCTGAAAATCAGTATGTTCTTGCCGTGACTGAAAACGGCTACGGCAAGAGAACCAAGGCAGATGACTACCGCATCACCGGACGTGGCGGCCAGGGGGTTGCCAATATTGAGACTTCAGAACGCAACGGCAAGGTTGTGGCCTCATTTCCCGTGCTTGAAGATGACCAGTTGATGCTCGCCACCGATGGCGGAACGGTGATCCGTATCCGCGTTCACGCCCAGGACGGTGACAGTATCCGTATCGCCGGACGCAAGACTCAAGGGGTGACATTGTTCAGCATCGGCAAGGATGAAAAGGTGGTGTCCATCGGCCTCATCCAGGAAAAGGATGATGATGAGATAAGCGAGGATGAAGACATCTCAGCCGATGATTCCCCCGGAAGAACATCCGAAACAGCGGATAGTGACACATCCGAGACCGATGCTGCGAAGGGAGAAGACGGCAAATGA